The Papaver somniferum cultivar HN1 chromosome 3, ASM357369v1, whole genome shotgun sequence genome includes a region encoding these proteins:
- the LOC113358950 gene encoding S-protein homolog 2-like: MGTGSSHGNTSLLLLLLFSVLVSKCLSLTTVEIQNAIDDDNISLDMHCRSKNNDLGQRSLFKGDSWHWDFRAIEGLTHFWCDFRWYDNLNHHWLGGTFDVYRSGFPRDKYKNELCGTDCVWSARRDGFYLYQDNTGAWQKRDDWHVVP, encoded by the coding sequence ATGGGTACTGGTAGTAGCCATGGCAATACaagtttgttgttgttgctattgtTTTCAGTTCTGGTTTCCAAATGTTTATCATTGACGACAGTGGAAATACAGAATGCTATCGACGATGATAATATTTCGTTGGATATGCATTGCCGGTCAAAAAACAACGATCTAGGTCAACGTTCGCTCTTTAAAGGTGACTCATGGCACTGGGACTTTCGCGCAATTGAAGGTTTAACACATTTCTGGTGTGATTTTCGTTGGTACGATAATTTGAACCATCATTGGTTAGGTGGCACTTTTGATGTTTACCGTTCCGGATTCCCAAGAgacaagtacaaaaatgagctttGTGGTACGGACTGTGTGTGGTCTGCTCGTCGAGATGGATTTTATTTGTACCAAGACAATACAGGTGCCTGGCAGAAAAGAGATGATTGGCATGTTGTTCCATAG
- the LOC113358951 gene encoding S-protein homolog 2-like: MGTGSSHGNTSLLLFLLFSVLVSKCLSLTTVEIQNAIDDDNISLDMHCRSKNNDLGQRSLFKGDSWHWDFRAIEGLTHFWCDFRWYDNLNHHWLGGTFDVYRSGFPRDKYKNELCGTDCVWSARRDGFYLYQDNTGAWQKRDDWHVVP; encoded by the coding sequence ATGGGTACTGGTAGTAGCCATGGCAATACAAGtttgttgttgtttctattgttttCAGTTCTGGTTTCCAAATGTTTATCATTGACGACAGTGGAAATACAGAATGCTATCGACGATGATAATATTTCGTTGGATATGCATTGCCGGTCAAAAAACAATGATCTAGGTCAACGTTCGCTCTTTAAAGGTGACTCATGGCACTGGGACTTTCGCGCAATTGAAGGTTTAACACATTTCTGGTGTGATTTTCGTTGGTACGATAATTTGAACCATCATTGGTTAGGTGGCACTTTTGATGTTTACCGTTCCGGATTCCCAAGAgacaagtacaaaaatgagctttGTGGTACGGACTGTGTGTGGTCTGCTCGTCGAGATGGATTTTATTTGTACCAAGACAATACAGGTGCCTGGCAGAAAAGAGATGATTGGCATGTTGTTCCATAG